A stretch of the Candidatus Abyssobacteria bacterium SURF_5 genome encodes the following:
- a CDS encoding DUF2284 domain-containing protein encodes MAKRKEIIVPKRKSAAPVSKRAGVVTAAPRKNAIAAKLERYRERALELGALDAKAILTKTVVTAPWVRMRCQYGCAGYGRRLSCPPFSPTPEQTRQIVDSYKWAILMKGPLWQVNPIMLALEREIFLDGNYKAWSLGEGPCHKCDACALKAGCRFPQQLRPSMEASGIDVFQTVANNGYKLEVVKDYDCPAQYFGLVLVE; translated from the coding sequence ATGGCGAAGCGGAAAGAGATAATAGTGCCGAAGCGGAAAAGCGCCGCTCCGGTGTCGAAGCGTGCCGGCGTTGTCACTGCCGCGCCGCGGAAAAACGCGATTGCGGCGAAACTCGAGCGATATCGCGAGCGCGCGCTCGAACTCGGGGCGCTCGATGCAAAGGCGATCTTGACGAAAACTGTGGTTACAGCGCCCTGGGTGCGGATGCGCTGCCAATACGGCTGCGCCGGATACGGCCGCAGGCTGTCGTGCCCGCCGTTTTCTCCGACGCCCGAGCAGACGCGCCAGATTGTCGATTCCTATAAATGGGCGATTCTCATGAAGGGCCCGCTCTGGCAAGTGAACCCCATCATGCTCGCGCTCGAGCGCGAGATATTCCTCGACGGCAACTACAAGGCGTGGTCGCTCGGCGAGGGCCCCTGCCACAAGTGCGATGCGTGCGCGCTGAAAGCCGGCTGTCGTTTTCCTCAGCAACTGCGCCCATCGATGGAGGCTTCCGGCATAGACGTCTTCCAGACGGTCGCGAACAACGGCTACAAGCTGGAAGTGGTAAAGGATTACGATTGTCCGGCGCAGTATTTCGGATTGGTCCTGGTGGAATAG